The DNA region ACAAGGCACTTGCCGGCATGATGAAGCGCATCGCCAAAGGCGCGAGCGTCACCAGCATCGGCTCTGCGGAAGACGTCGAGGCATTCGCTGGCGAAGATGCGTAAGCGTCGCGCGTTTCATTGATTTTGAATCAATCCAGCAACCCGGATCGACGTCCTCAGTCGGTCCGGGTTGTTTTGTATTCACGCCATGTGAACCGAGCGACGCGGATCACTCCTCGGGGTCGGTGACAACGCTGCGTTCGACGCCTCGTTTTTCGAAGGAGTTGCTGAGGTAGTTTTTGAACTCGAAAAGGTCGCGGCGTCGGTCGCTGACCGGAGTGACACTGCCCGCCTCACGCGAGCGGTAGAGGTCGGAGATGTCGAGGTCGGTGACGAGCATGGTCTCGACATTGGCGTCCGACTGGGCTTGCACGCCGTCGCGGGCGAATTCGAAGTCGGACGGGGTGTAAACGGTCGCGCGGCCGTAGTGGATGTCCATCACCGGAACCGCAGGCAGGTTGCCTACGACTCCGGCGGTCACGACGTAGATCTGATTTTCGATTGCCCGGGCGTGGGCGCAGACGCTGACCCGCAGGAAGCCCTGGCGGTTGTCGGTGCAATAGGGGACAAAGATGATCTCGGCGCCCTTTTCGGCAAGATAGCGGGCGGCTTCGGGGAACTCGATATCGTAGCAGATGAGGATGCCCACCTTGGCTTTCGGGGTTTGGATGAGCATCAACTCACTGCCGCCGGAGATGCCCCATGAGATGCGTTCCGACGGGGTGATGTGAAGTTTCGGCTGAGCGACGTGCGTGCCGTCCGGCCTGAAGAGCATCGCCTTGTTGTAGAGCTTTTCGTTCTCCAGAACCGGGTGTGATCCGGCGATGATATAGAGGCCGAATTCCTTCGCCAATCCGCTGACCAAGGCGATGAATTGGTCGGTGCATTCGGCGAGCTTGCGGATGCCTTCTTGCGAGGTTGCCGGATCCATCTGTGACAACAGCTGAACCGAGAAGAACTCGGGGAAGAGCACGAACTCGCTCTTGTAGTCGGCGGCGGTGGACACGAAGTAGCGCACTTGCGCTTCGAAGTCTTCGAATGAAGTCAGGCGCCGCATTTGGTACTGAACACAAGAGACTCGGACCTTGGTGTCTTCATCGACGTTGGGTTGGTAGTCCGGGTTGAGCCATTCGATGAGCGAGGCGTGGTTGCCGCTGCGTTTGTCGTGGATGTAGTTGGGCATTACGGCGCGGACGACGAACCCTTGCTTCAACTGGAAACTGAGAACCTGGTCGTGGATCTCACCGGCTTGGACGCGTGCGACGTACTCCTGTGGGGAGAACTCATCGGCGTACTTTTCGTAGTTCCAGAGCCGGCCGCCGGCGAGGATGCGGCGCAGGTTGAGCTTGCGGCAGAGGTCGCGGCGGCGGGCGTAGAGCGCGTTGCCTATGCCGGCGCGTTGAACTTTCGGATCGACGTAGACATCCGCACCGTAGAGCGTGTCGCCCTGGTAGTTGTGGTTGTAGAAGTAGCCGTCGTCGGTGATGCCGTAGTAGGTGTGTGGTCGCAGCGGGTCGTTGCCAAGATCGACAATCAAGCTCGAGGCCGCGCCGACGATCTCGTCATTGAGCTCGGCGACGAATTGCCCCTCTGGGAAGATGTCGAGATGGCTCTCCAGTTGGGCTGGTTCCCATAGTTCGTCTGTTTCCAAGAGTGTGGGAAACGCGCGGGCGTAGATCTCGATCAATTTCGGGACGTCTTCGGCGCACGCATTGCGTACTTTGAGCGTGCCTGCCGGGGTTTCGAACAAAGTCTCGTCCATAGATGGGATCTGATGGTACACGAGTGGCAGCAGGATGTCAGCCCGTAAGCCCGGAGGGTGGAAAACGGGGGGGCGGAAAATATCACAAACTGTGATTTTCTTGCCGACGCGATGAATACAGACGTGCAGCACAGCGTCGGCTGGTGACCATGAAAACCAGTTTCCGTTATTTCGTCGTGCGCGCTCTTTGCGCGGTGTTCGCCCTTGTGTCGTTCGGCTCCGGTGAGGCGCTTGCTCAAGAGAATGGCTGGCGCTCGTGGGGCTTTGGCGATGACCGTGAAGTGCCGGTGCATCGGGGGCACCGGCATCCAGTGCACCCGCATTCCGGGCATCATTCCGATTGGTACCAGACGGATGATTGCCATCACCCGGTGGTTTGTGGTCGCTGCTACAGCAACCCGTGCCGCTGCCACGGGCACGGCGGGTATCATGAGGACGATCGCTTCCATGATCACGATGGGTTCGACCATTGGGACGATCACGATGATCACTGGGATCATGGCGACCGCAGCGGTGATCTGAAGTTGGTCAAATACCGACAGGGCAAACACCGTGGGGACAAACCGAAAGGATATCACCCGCCTGAATGGTGGAAGGAGCGGGGTTACAGCCTGAAGAAAAACACATTCAAAGATCGCGACGGGAAGTATCGCGGTGCGAACAGCCCGGTGTTGAACAAAGAGCGCAAGCCCAGTAGCGGCGATCTGCGCCTGGTCAAATACCGTCAGGGAAAGCATCGCGGCAGAAAACCGTCGGGCTACCATTCACCTGAATGGTGGAAGAAGCGCGGCTACAGCTTGAAGAAAAATACCTTCAAGAACCGGGAAGGGGAGTACCGCGGGGCGAAGAGTCCGGAGTTGAACAAAAAGCGGAACAAGAAAAAAAAGAAGCGCTAATGGGGGATCCTGTGCGGTCATGCGGTACGCGGGTGCCAAAGCGGAGGAAATCGTTCAATCGTGTTGATCCCCGCTCGACAATCGACGGATTTTCGACAGGTTAAACGAACCATGAAAATCTTTAGTGGATCAGCACATCCGGAACTGGCCGAGAGTATCGCATCCGAGCTCGGGCTGGGCGTCACCAATGTCGATGTAAAAGCCTTCCCTGATGGCGAAACCTTTGTGCGGATTCATGAAAATATCCGTGGTCAGAATGTGTTCATCGTCCAGCCGACGTGCCCGCCGACGAACCACAATCTGATGGAACTTTTCATCATGGTGGATGCGGCCCGCCGAGCCAGTGCGGCGCACATCACCGCAGTGATTCCATTCTTCGGCTATGCGCGCCAGGACCGAAAAGACCAGCCACGTGTGCCGATCACCGCGAAGTTGGTGGCCAACCTGTTGGTGGCAGCCGGTGTGAACCGCGTGCTCACCATGGACCTGCACGCAGCGCAGATTCAGGGCTTCTTTGATATTCCGGTGGACCACTTGTACGCGGCGCCGGTTCTTATCCGTCACCTCAAGGAGCGTGGGCTCAATGACAACCTGGTGGTGGTTTCGCCGGATGTGGGCGGTGTGAAGATGGCTCGTGCTTACTCTGATGCATTGGGTGCTGAGTTGGCGATTGTGGCCAAGCACCGTGTCAGTGCCACCGAGGTGGAAGCGATCAATGTGATCGGTGACGTGGCCGGCAAGGACGTGCTGCTGGTCGACGATATGACCGAAACCGCAGGCACACTGACCGCGGCTGCCAAGATCCTCAAGGCAAGCGGCGCAGGGAAAATTTTCGCAGGGGTCAGCCACGCGGTGCTCAATGATTTGGCGCAGACGCGTCTCAATGAGTCCGAGATCGAAGAGCTGATCTGCACCGACTCGACTCCAATGGCCAAAGGCGAGGGCGTTACCACTCTGAGCGTGGCTCCACTGCTGGCTTCCGCGATCGAGCGCGTGAACAACGGCGAATCGGTGACCAGCTTGTTCCAAATCTAAAAACGAGAGCTTGCGGTCAATTAATCCGCGCAACGCCCTCTCCCGCAAGACTTGCGGCTTCAAAGCGTTGACATCGATCTGAAGAGTGCTTAGTTGAGCGCTCGCAGTCACCGATCGTCAGCCTGCGGTGCCCGGATCGCGGGCGTCGGGCCGAGCGCACTGCAAAGATCGAACACATCATTTACCATGGCGAAGACGCACAATTTGAAAGCCACCCAACGCAATCGTTCGGGAAGTAGTTTGCTCAAGCAGATGCGCCGCGAGGGCCTTGTCCCAGCGGTGATCTACGGCAAGGACCAGGAAAACCAGAACATCAAAGTCGATGCGAAGGAATTCTGGGACCTCCTCCACCACAGCGCATCCGAGAGCATTCTCGTGAACCTCGACATCGAAGGTACCCAGCGCTTGGCTCTGATTCAGGACGTTCAGCACGACGCAATCAAGGGTGAGACCGTTCACGTGGACTTCCTTGCAGTGGACGAAAAGGCTGAGATCACCGCAGTGCTTCCTGTGGAGATCGAAGGAAATGCTCCTGGCATCAAGGCTGGTGGTCTTCTCGACGTTCAGCTTCACGACTTGGAAATCACCTGCCTTCCACAGGATCTCCCAGAGGTTCTCAAGGTGGATGTTTCGTCGCTTGAGTTGGGTCAGGCCCTTCACATCAGCGAGATCACCTTCCCTGCGGGCGTTACTCCTACCCTCGACGGTGGTGTGGTGGTTGCTCTCATCACCGAGCCACGCGTTAAGGAAGCTGATGCTGACGAAGCTGCTGAGGTGGAAGTCATCAACGAAAAAGCAGCTGAGTAATTTTGGCTGCGCGGGGCTGGCGGCATCGCTGGTTTCGCACTGATTTTCCGGGTGGCATGGAATGATTCCGTGCCACCCGATTTTTTTTGTCATCGAGTCAGCTGATCATGTCGGAATCCGAATCCATCCAATTGGTTGTCGGCCTGGGGAATCCGGGGCGCAAATATGCTGAGACCCGTCACAATGTCGGGTTCATGGTGGTGGACGAGCTCGCGCGCAAATACGGCGTTGAGTTCAAGCCAGAGCTGCGCTGGAAGTCCGAGGTGGCGAAGTTGCCCGGCACCAACATCTGGCTGGTGAAGCCGCTGACTTTCATGAACTTGAGCGGCGAGGCGATCGGCGCACTCGCTCGCTTCCGCAAGCTCGATGCGGCGTCGGTTCTGCTGGTCTACGATGACATGGACCTCGAGCTCGGTAGGCTGCGCATCCGGCGCAAGGGGTCGGCCGGTGGCCACAATGGCGTGAAGTCCGCAATCCAGCATCTCGGTACCGATGCCATCCCGCGTGTGAAGTTTGGAATCGGGCGCCATATCGCAGGGCGCGAGCAAACCCGAGTGGTGGGTCACGTTCTGGGAAAATTTTCTCCGGATGAACGATCCGAGCTTGAATTTTCTCTGACACGGGCGATAGATGCCATCCTCTGTGCCTGCAATAGCGGTGTCATCGAGGCCATGAACGCATACAATGCGTCACCCACTGATTCTCAGTGAGTGAAAACGATTTTACTCAGAACCGAGCAACCCACAGCAACCAGCATTTTTATCATGAAGCGTAAATACGAAGGCGTTATCGTCCTGAACACCAAGGACAAGGAAGACAGCGTGGACACCATGATCAGCAACGTGAGCAAGGAACTCGAAGCTCTCGGCGCTGAACTCGAGCAGGTCGAACAGCTCGGACGCAAGGAGTTCGCTTACAATGCACGCCACCTGGCTGCCGGCTTCTACGTGAACTACTTCTTCACCGCTGAGCCAGCCGCTATCGACGCGATCACCGAGAAGCTTAAGCTTAACAAAGACGTTCATCTCCAGCACTACAAGCGTTTGGGCTAATCCAGCTCAGGCACCTGTAAACCACTCCGCTGGGGAGTAGGTTCTGAATTTACCATCCGCCACACGGCCGAATCGTCGGTCTGTGTGGCGGATTTTTTTGTGTTGGATGCCGTCGCTGTCGTGCGGTTTTCGCCCTCTCGTTGGTGAATTTGCCAAACGCGGGCGCGATGTGAAAATCAGGATTGCCGGACAGGTGCAATTCGCTCCAAGGTGTCCCGCTCAGCCCCATTTTTGAATTCATGAAAAACACATTCACGCACACGACCCCGACCGCAGAAGGATTCTTCGGTGAGTATGGCGGGAGTTTCATTCCTCCGCAGTTGAAGCAGGTGATGGACGAAATTACCGCGGCCTATGATGAGATCACGCAGGACCAGAGCTTCCTCGATGAGCTTGCATCGCTCTACCGCCACTATGTGGGCCGTCCAAGCCCGGTTTTCCATGCCAAGCGCTTGTCGGAGAAGTACGGTGCTGAGATCTACCTCAAGCGTGAGGACTTGAACCACACCGGTGCGCATAAGATCAACCACTGCCTCGGTGAGGCCTTGTTGGCCAAGCGTATGGGCAAGACCAAGCTCATTGCCGAGACCGGTGCTGGTCAGCACGGTGTGGCGCTGGCGACTGCGGCTGCGCTGCTCGGGATGGAGTGTGAGATTCACATGGGCGAAGTGGATATCGCCAAAGAGCACCCGAACGTCGTGCGGATGAAAATTCTCGGCGCCACCGTGGTGCCGGCTACGCATGGCTTGAAAACATTGAAGGAAGCGGTGGATTCCGCGTTTGAGGCGTATCTGGCGGATCCTGTGAACCAGTTCTACGCGATTGGTTCGGTGGTCGGGCCGCATCCGTTCCCGCGGATGGTCCGCGATTTCCAGTCGGTGGTGGGCAATGAAGCGCGTGAGCAGATCCAGGAGATGACTGGCAAATTGCCGGACCACGTGGTTGCGTGCGTTGGTGGCGGGTCGAATGCGATGGGGCTTTTCAGTGCGTTCCTTGATGACGAGGGCGTGGCATTGCACGGGGTGGAGCCTGCGGGGCGCGATCTCGATCAGGTCGGTGAGCATGCGGCTACCTTGACCAAGGGTGCGCCAGGCGTGATGCACGGCTTCAAGTCCTACATGCTGCAGAGCGCTGACGGTGAACCGCAGGAGGTGTACTCGGTGGCGAGTGGATTGGATTACCCGTCGGTCGGGCCGCAGCACAGCTACCTCAAGGATCTTGGGCGTGCGGAGTACCACACTGTCAACGATCAGGAAGCGATTGATGCGTTCTTTGAGCTGTCGCGCGTCGAGGGGATTATTCCGGCCATCGAGAGCTCACACGCCGTGGCGCACGCGATCAAGCTGGCCCAGCAAAAGCCGGGGCAGGCGATCTTGCTCAACCTCTCCGGACGGGGCGACAAGGACATCGACTTCGTGGTCGATAAGTACGGTGCTGGCTACGGCATCGGCTAATGCCGGTTGTTTCAGGTGTTTTCGAGCCCCTTCGTTCATCTCCTTGATGGGCGGAGGGGTTCTTTTGTGTGGTGGGGATGCGGGGCTGTCTGTGTACGCCGCATGAACAAAAAAAATCCGCCTGCCCCTCGGTGTGAGGAGCAGGCGGATTGATTCAATTGGTGAGGGATTAGGAATCCCAGTTGTAGGCTTCTTCGCCGTGTTCGGTGCGGTCGAGGCCGTTGTGCTCG from Sulfuriroseicoccus oceanibius includes:
- a CDS encoding bifunctional GNAT family N-acetyltransferase/carbon-nitrogen hydrolase family protein; this translates as MDETLFETPAGTLKVRNACAEDVPKLIEIYARAFPTLLETDELWEPAQLESHLDIFPEGQFVAELNDEIVGAASSLIVDLGNDPLRPHTYYGITDDGYFYNHNYQGDTLYGADVYVDPKVQRAGIGNALYARRRDLCRKLNLRRILAGGRLWNYEKYADEFSPQEYVARVQAGEIHDQVLSFQLKQGFVVRAVMPNYIHDKRSGNHASLIEWLNPDYQPNVDEDTKVRVSCVQYQMRRLTSFEDFEAQVRYFVSTAADYKSEFVLFPEFFSVQLLSQMDPATSQEGIRKLAECTDQFIALVSGLAKEFGLYIIAGSHPVLENEKLYNKAMLFRPDGTHVAQPKLHITPSERISWGISGGSELMLIQTPKAKVGILICYDIEFPEAARYLAEKGAEIIFVPYCTDNRQGFLRVSVCAHARAIENQIYVVTAGVVGNLPAVPVMDIHYGRATVYTPSDFEFARDGVQAQSDANVETMLVTDLDISDLYRSREAGSVTPVSDRRRDLFEFKNYLSNSFEKRGVERSVVTDPEE
- a CDS encoding ribose-phosphate diphosphokinase → MKIFSGSAHPELAESIASELGLGVTNVDVKAFPDGETFVRIHENIRGQNVFIVQPTCPPTNHNLMELFIMVDAARRASAAHITAVIPFFGYARQDRKDQPRVPITAKLVANLLVAAGVNRVLTMDLHAAQIQGFFDIPVDHLYAAPVLIRHLKERGLNDNLVVVSPDVGGVKMARAYSDALGAELAIVAKHRVSATEVEAINVIGDVAGKDVLLVDDMTETAGTLTAAAKILKASGAGKIFAGVSHAVLNDLAQTRLNESEIEELICTDSTPMAKGEGVTTLSVAPLLASAIERVNNGESVTSLFQI
- a CDS encoding 50S ribosomal protein L25/general stress protein Ctc: MAKTHNLKATQRNRSGSSLLKQMRREGLVPAVIYGKDQENQNIKVDAKEFWDLLHHSASESILVNLDIEGTQRLALIQDVQHDAIKGETVHVDFLAVDEKAEITAVLPVEIEGNAPGIKAGGLLDVQLHDLEITCLPQDLPEVLKVDVSSLELGQALHISEITFPAGVTPTLDGGVVVALITEPRVKEADADEAAEVEVINEKAAE
- the pth gene encoding aminoacyl-tRNA hydrolase, with translation MSESESIQLVVGLGNPGRKYAETRHNVGFMVVDELARKYGVEFKPELRWKSEVAKLPGTNIWLVKPLTFMNLSGEAIGALARFRKLDAASVLLVYDDMDLELGRLRIRRKGSAGGHNGVKSAIQHLGTDAIPRVKFGIGRHIAGREQTRVVGHVLGKFSPDERSELEFSLTRAIDAILCACNSGVIEAMNAYNASPTDSQ
- the rpsF gene encoding 30S ribosomal protein S6 translates to MKRKYEGVIVLNTKDKEDSVDTMISNVSKELEALGAELEQVEQLGRKEFAYNARHLAAGFYVNYFFTAEPAAIDAITEKLKLNKDVHLQHYKRLG
- the trpB gene encoding tryptophan synthase subunit beta codes for the protein MKNTFTHTTPTAEGFFGEYGGSFIPPQLKQVMDEITAAYDEITQDQSFLDELASLYRHYVGRPSPVFHAKRLSEKYGAEIYLKREDLNHTGAHKINHCLGEALLAKRMGKTKLIAETGAGQHGVALATAAALLGMECEIHMGEVDIAKEHPNVVRMKILGATVVPATHGLKTLKEAVDSAFEAYLADPVNQFYAIGSVVGPHPFPRMVRDFQSVVGNEAREQIQEMTGKLPDHVVACVGGGSNAMGLFSAFLDDEGVALHGVEPAGRDLDQVGEHAATLTKGAPGVMHGFKSYMLQSADGEPQEVYSVASGLDYPSVGPQHSYLKDLGRAEYHTVNDQEAIDAFFELSRVEGIIPAIESSHAVAHAIKLAQQKPGQAILLNLSGRGDKDIDFVVDKYGAGYGIG